Proteins from one Malania oleifera isolate guangnan ecotype guangnan chromosome 4, ASM2987363v1, whole genome shotgun sequence genomic window:
- the LOC131154165 gene encoding uncharacterized protein LOC131154165 isoform X2 — protein sequence MVIAGVTEEGQSARKFMAMGPERSKPLHNFSLGCLKWGNQRLLRCVKVNSEGGVSAADSGSPGSGTDKSSLVRRGEDDFEKRGSLYCSETFMKSPSPAAGIESLKRPRIESDGDDGIEAVRAKLLFDLQAAADKMKVALVREGQAAEEESATAARPWNLRTRRAACKAPAGGGGGGGGKSFKVDESRPGLSPLKSENKFSMSRGIAASPEKKERRKFTIPLSRQEIEEDYYAILVHRPPRRPKKRAKIVQKQIDTLFPGSWLTEITADTYKVPDFPETSKKL from the exons ATGGTGATTGCGGGTGTGACGGAAGAGGGGCAGAGCGCGCGCAAGTTCATGGCGATGGGTCCCGAGAGATCCAAGCCTCTGCATAATTTCTCGTTGGGGTGCTTGAAGTGGGGGAACCAGAGGTTACTCAGGTGCGTCAAAGTGAATTCCGAAGGCGGAGTTTCAGCCGCCGACAGCGGATCGCCGGGTTCCGGGACGGATAAGTCTTCGCTGGTTCGCCGCGGGGAGGATGATTTTGAGAAGCGTGGATCTCTCTATTGTTCGGAGACTTTCATGAAGTCTCCGTCGCCCGCGGCGGGGATCGAAAGTTTGAAAAGGCCGAGGATTGAGAGTGACGGAGATGATGGAATCGAAGCGGTGAGAGCGAAGCTGTTGTTCGATCTTCAAGCGGCGGCGGATAAGATGAAGGTTGCTTTGGTGAGGGAAGGCCAGGCGGCGGAGGAAGAGTCTGCTACCGCGGCGAGGCCTTGGAATTTGAGGACGAGGAGAGCTGCGTGCAAGGCGCCGGCTGGTGGCGGCGGCGGAGGAGGAGGCAAGAGTTTCAAGGTTGATGAGAGCAGACCTGGTTTATCTCCTCTAAAATCCGAGAACAAGTTCTCAATGTCCAGAGGCATCGCCGCTTCGCCTGAGAAAAAAGAGAGGCGGAAATTCACGATACCACTTTCCCGGCAGGAGATTGAGGAGGACTATTACGCAATTTTGGTACATAGGCCCCCACGGAGGCCGAAGAAGCGGGCCAAGATTGTACAGAAGCAAATAGAT ACTCTTTTTCCAGGCTCATGGCTAACGGAAATTACAGCTGATACATACAAAGTTCCTGATTTTCCCGAGACTAGCAAG AAGTTGTAG
- the LOC131154165 gene encoding uncharacterized protein LOC131154165 isoform X1 yields MVIAGVTEEGQSARKFMAMGPERSKPLHNFSLGCLKWGNQRLLRCVKVNSEGGVSAADSGSPGSGTDKSSLVRRGEDDFEKRGSLYCSETFMKSPSPAAGIESLKRPRIESDGDDGIEAVRAKLLFDLQAAADKMKVALVREGQAAEEESATAARPWNLRTRRAACKAPAGGGGGGGGKSFKVDESRPGLSPLKSENKFSMSRGIAASPEKKERRKFTIPLSRQEIEEDYYAILVHRPPRRPKKRAKIVQKQIDTLFPGSWLTEITADTYKVPDFPETSKVITMFLLVPSLFI; encoded by the exons ATGGTGATTGCGGGTGTGACGGAAGAGGGGCAGAGCGCGCGCAAGTTCATGGCGATGGGTCCCGAGAGATCCAAGCCTCTGCATAATTTCTCGTTGGGGTGCTTGAAGTGGGGGAACCAGAGGTTACTCAGGTGCGTCAAAGTGAATTCCGAAGGCGGAGTTTCAGCCGCCGACAGCGGATCGCCGGGTTCCGGGACGGATAAGTCTTCGCTGGTTCGCCGCGGGGAGGATGATTTTGAGAAGCGTGGATCTCTCTATTGTTCGGAGACTTTCATGAAGTCTCCGTCGCCCGCGGCGGGGATCGAAAGTTTGAAAAGGCCGAGGATTGAGAGTGACGGAGATGATGGAATCGAAGCGGTGAGAGCGAAGCTGTTGTTCGATCTTCAAGCGGCGGCGGATAAGATGAAGGTTGCTTTGGTGAGGGAAGGCCAGGCGGCGGAGGAAGAGTCTGCTACCGCGGCGAGGCCTTGGAATTTGAGGACGAGGAGAGCTGCGTGCAAGGCGCCGGCTGGTGGCGGCGGCGGAGGAGGAGGCAAGAGTTTCAAGGTTGATGAGAGCAGACCTGGTTTATCTCCTCTAAAATCCGAGAACAAGTTCTCAATGTCCAGAGGCATCGCCGCTTCGCCTGAGAAAAAAGAGAGGCGGAAATTCACGATACCACTTTCCCGGCAGGAGATTGAGGAGGACTATTACGCAATTTTGGTACATAGGCCCCCACGGAGGCCGAAGAAGCGGGCCAAGATTGTACAGAAGCAAATAGAT ACTCTTTTTCCAGGCTCATGGCTAACGGAAATTACAGCTGATACATACAAAGTTCCTGATTTTCCCGAGACTAGCAAGGTAATTACGATGTTCTTGCTGGTCCCATCTCTGTTCATTTGA